Proteins from a genomic interval of Anas platyrhynchos isolate ZD024472 breed Pekin duck chromosome 4, IASCAAS_PekinDuck_T2T, whole genome shotgun sequence:
- the HS3ST1 gene encoding heparan sulfate glucosamine 3-O-sulfotransferase 1 → MAAFLLGAVLLIVQPQIVPSRPAINSKAETSAQSVQRELLKKTSQKNDFKENIHSNGTCRQLPQTIIIGVRKGGTRALLEMLSLHPDIAAAESEVHFFDWEDHYRNGLQWYVNQMPFSYPHQITVEKTPAYFTSPKVPERVYNMNQSMRLLLILRDPSERVLSDYTQVFYNHMQKHKPYPSIEQFLIKDGELNVDYKAINRSLYYIHMQNWLKYFPLNHIHIVDGDKLIKDPFPEIEKVERFLKLSPQINASNFYFNKTKGFYCLRDSGRERCLHESKGRAHPQVDTWLLEKLHEYFHEPNKKFFELVDRTFDWHSFVAS, encoded by the coding sequence ATGGCAGCTTttctgctgggagctgtgttGCTTATTGTTCAACCTCAGATAGTGCCTTCCAGACCGGCTATCAATTCAAAGGCTGAGACTTCTGCTCAGTCTGTTCAGAgagagcttttaaagaaaacatctcAAAAAAATGACTTCAAGGAAAACATTCATTCTAATGGAACATGCCGGCAGCTGCCACAGACTATCATTATTGGAGTGAGAAAAGGTGGAACAAGAGCTTTGTTAGAGATGTTGAGTCTTCATCCAGATATTGCAGCAGCAGAAAGTGAAGTTCACTTCTTTGACTGGGAAGATCATTACAGAAATGGATTGCAGTGGTATGTTAATCAAATGCCGTTCTCTTATCCGCATCAGATCACAGTGGAAAAAACTCCAGCGTATTTCACATCACCTAAAGTGCCTGAAAGAGTTTATAACATGAACCAATCTATGAGACTACTCCTTATTTTAAGAGACCCAAGTGAGAGAGTACTATCAGATTACACCCAAGTGTTCTATAACCACATGCAGAAGCACAAGCCGTATCCATCCATTGAACAATTCCTGATTAAAGATGGTGAACTCAATGTGGACTACAAGGCAATAAACAGAAGCTTGTACTACATTCACATGCAAAACTGGTTGAAGTATTTTCCCCTTAACCATATCCACATTGTAGATGGGGATAAGCTAATCAAAGATCCCTTTCCAGAAATAGAGAAGGTAGAGAGATTTTTGAAATTATCACCACAGATAAATGCttcaaacttttatttcaataaaactaAAGGCTTCTACTGCCTAAGGGACAGTGGGAGGGAGCGTTGTTTACATGAGTCAAAAGGACGAGCACATCCACAAGTAGATACCTGGTTACTTGAGAAACTGCATGAGTATTTCCATGAACCCAACAAAAAATTTTTTGAGCTCGTCGACAGAACATTTGACTGGCACTCATTTGTTGCAAGTTAG